The following is a genomic window from Hymenobacter sp. APR13.
ACCAGCGAGAACGTGGGGCTGCTGACCTCGCCCTCGGGCACGCCCAGGCTAACGCACAGGGCCTTGATGAACGTGGTCTTGCCGGCCCCCATCTCGCCCTCGAAGCAAACGATGTTGTGGCCCTGCAGAGCGTCCCGCACCTGGTCGGCCACGGCGGGCAGGGCCTCTAGGCCCGGAATTGCGAGTGTCAGCATAGGAATTAGAGCAGATTGGGGCCGCAAGGTAGCAGGTGGCCCGGACCTGTCGGGCATGCCTGAGGCACCCTTGTTGGTCGCCAGAATTTTTCCACCCTGCCGTTCTTCCTACATTTGGCCGACCACAAACTGTCTTTCTCATGCAAGTTTCGCGAATGGCCGGCAGCCTCATCGGCTCCGAAATCATCAAAATCGGCAACGAAGTAAACGACATGATCCGCCGGGGAGAGCAGATCTGCAACCTGACCATCGGCGACTTCGACCCCGCCATTTTCCCGATTCCGGCCGCCCTCGAAACCGAAATCACCAACGCCTACCAGGCCGGGCACACCAACTACCCGCCCGCCAACGGCATGGCTGCCCTGCGCGAAGCCGCCACGGCCTTCACCAAGGAGCGCCTGGGCCTCGAATACTCCCCCAACGACGTGCTGGTGGCCGGCGGCTCGCGGCCCCTCATCTACGCCACCTACCTGGCCCTGGTGGACCCCGGCGACCGGGTGGTGTTTCCGGTGCCGAGCTGGAACAACAACCACTACTGCCACCTCTCGGGCGCCGAGCCGGTGATGGTGGAAACCCGGCCCGAAAACAACTTCATGCCCACGGCTGAGGAGCTGGCCCCGCACTTGGCCGGCGCCACGCTGCTGGCGCTCTGCTCGCCGCTCAACCCCACCGGCACGGTCTTCACCCGCGACAACCTGCTGGCCATCTGCGACCTGGTACTGGCCGAAAACCAGCGCCGCCAGCCCGGCGAAAAGCCGCTATACCTGCTCTACGACCAGATTTACTGGATGCTCACCTTCGGCCAGACCGAGCACTTCGACCCGGTGAACCTGCGCCCCGAGCTGCGCGACTACGTGGTGTACATCGACGGCATCTCGAAATGCCTGGCCGCCACCGGCGTACGGGTGGGCTATGCGTTCGGGCCGGCCGTGGTGATTGACAAGATGAAGGCTATTCTGGGCCACGTGGGCGCTTGGGCGCCCAAGGCCGAGCAGGTGGCCACCGCCAAATTCCTGCCCAACGCCCCGGCCGTCGATGGCTTCATCGGCGAGTTCAAAGAGAAGATTCAGCGCAGCCTGGATACGCTGCACGCGGGCCTGCAGGAGCTGAAAGCGGCCGGCTACCCCGTCGATTCCATTGTGCCCATGGGCGCCATCTACCTCACCGCCCGCCTCGATGTGCTGGGTAAAACCACCCCGGCCGGCCAGCTGCTCAGCACCACCAAAGAACTGACTTCTTACCTGATCAGCGACGCCGGGCTGGCGCTGGTGCCGTTCAGCGCCTTCGGCACGGCTGGCATGGCGCCGTGGTTCCGCATGTCGGTGGGCGGCGCGTCGCTGGAGTCGATTGAGGCGGCGCTGCCCCGTTTGCGGGCCGCGTTGGACGCGCTGCGGTAAATGGCTCTCTCGACAATAGTCTATATCCAGCGGCTACCCGCCGGGAAGTCCTTCTGTAGTAATCCCCGGCCTATACGGCCGGGGGTTCTCTTTTTGGGCCATTTCTGGTTGGCGTCGTCCCTAATAGGGAAAATCCTTTACTATTTTTAAATACTTAAAAATCAGACTACAACAATCTGACGAATCCAATTATGAGAATTTCAGACCGGTTGTAATCTTGCCGGAAAGCGGTTTGTTGCTATCTTTCAGTAAGCAAAGCAGGCTGGCTTTCCGCTAACGCTACTTTGCGGCTATCCTTGTACTCTATTCTACCTGAGCTTCTGCCCCAATTAAGCCAAGCGCTCAGCTTGCCACCTATTGCACGTTCCGTTTTCTCCCACCGGAAAGTGCACCCATGGATCTTTTTTTTGCCGGTACGCAGTGCCGGATTTCGTATTTACTGCCACTACTCGCTCTGGCGGGGCCCTTGGCAGCACAACAAATACCGGCAGCCTTACCGGGGCAGGTTCGTACTGTTTCCGGGGCGCCGGTGGAGTTTGCCACCGTGATGCTGCACCGCGCCACCGACTCAGTGGCGGTGAAAACCGAGTTTACGGATGCCAATGGTCAGTTTGTGCTGGTGCCGGCCACTGTGGGCCAGTATTTGGTGTCGGTGATGCAGGCAGGCTACGCGCACAACTGGTCGGGGCCGGTATCCGTGACGGAACAGGCGCCGGCCGCCCCGCTGCGCCTGACGCTGGCTCCCCTGGCTACGCAGCAGCTGCGCGGCGTAACCGTAACGGGCCAGAAACCACTGTTTGAGCGCCTCTCCGACCGCACGGTCATCAACGTGGAAAACAGTACGCTTTCCAGCGGCAATACAGTACTCGACGTGCTGGGCCGTGCCCCAGGCGTGACCGTAGACGGCAACGACGAGCTGGCCCTGCGCGGCAAGCGCGGCGTACTGGTGCTACTGGACGGCAAGCGGGTGCCGATGAACGGCGCCGAGTTGGCCAATATGCTGCGGGCTCTGCCCGCCGAGCAGGTGAGCACCATGGAGCTGATTCCGAACCCGCCGGCCAAATACGACGCGCAAGGCACGGCAGGCGTTATCCTCATCAACCTGAAGAAAGACCAGCGCCTGGGCACCAACGGCAGCGTGAATGCCAGCTACGGGCGCGGCCGCTACGGCAAGCACACTTCGGGCGGGTCGCTGAACTACCGCGGCAGGCAGGCCAACCTCTACGCCACCTACGCCTACACCGACCGCCGCAACTTTCAGAACCTGGTGTTTTCGCGGCTTTACCGGCCCGAAGGCTTACCCCAAGCCAGCAGCCAGCAGCGCAACGAAATGCGCAACCACCTGGTGTCGCACACCTGGAAAGCAGGCCTCGACTATACCCTGAGCAAGCAAACCACGCTGGGCGCCATGGTGAGCGGGCTAGCCAGCCAGTCGCCGTGGCAGGGCATCAACGAGTCGGCGTTTTTTGACGCCCAGGGCCAGCCCGTGAGCCGCTACACCTCCGACAACTTCCGCGACCTGCGCACGCCCAACGTGGCCGCCAACCTCACGTTCCGCCACACGTTCCGCCCCGATTCGGCGGGCACGCCCGAGCTGACGGCCGATGCCGACCTGGCCCGCTACGGTATCCGGCGCGTGCTGGACCTGGCGACAACCTTTAGCCTGCCCGCCGACCGGCCGGCTACGACGCTCATCGGCACACACGACGGCACGCTGCATATCCAAAGCGCCAAGGCCGATTATGTGCGGCCGCTGCCGCGCGGCTTGCGCCTGGAGCTGGGCCTGAAAGCCAGCCAGGTGCGCGCCGACAACGATGTGGTGTTTTACCGAAACGGCAGTTTTCTGCCGGACGCCACCCAGTCGAACCGGTTCCGCTACGACGAAAGCATCCGGGCGGCCTACCTGACGATGAGCCGCACCCGGCCGGGCCTCACGCTCACGGCCGGCCTGCGCGCCGAGCAAACCGTGGCCACCGGCCGCCAGGACATCGGCAACGAAAACTTCGATCGTCGCTACCTGCAGCTGTTCCCAAACCTGAGCCTAAGCCGGACGCTGTCGGAGGCGCACACCGTGGGCTTCACGCTGAGCCGCCGCCTCGACCGGCCGACGTACACCCAGCTCAACCCGTTTCGGTCTTATGTAGATGCCACCTCGTACCGCGCCGGCAACCCCTACCTGCAGCCCATGACCAGCTACAACGCCGAGCTGACCCACACCTGGCGCCAGAAATACACCACGGGCCTGAGCTACGCGCGCGGCCACTGGCCCATCGTGCCGGTGTACCTGGCCCAGCCCGGCCCCGAGCGGCTGGTAGCCGCCACCGACGTGAACCTGCAAACCCGCCACTACTACGCTTTCACGCTCACGGCCCCGCTGGCCCCCACCAAATGGTGGCAGCTCTACACCGATATTGAGCTGTTCTACATCTACTTCGATGGCCGCCTGAGCAGCACCACCGCCCCGGCCGGCCGGCCGGGCGCCATCGTCAGCGCCAACAGCACCTTCGCGCTGGGCAAGGGCTGGACTGCTGACCTCAATGGCAGCTACCACTCGCGCGAGTGGTACGCTTTCCAGGTGGTAGAGGCGTTTGGGCAGCTGGGCGTGGGCGTGCAGAAAAGCCTGCTCGACGGCCGGGCCACGCTGCGCCTCAACGCCACCGACCTGCTCTACACGGCGCCGATTACGGCCACCTCGCGCTACCAGGTGTTTGAGGAACGCTACCGCGCCAACCAGGACAGCCGGGCGGCCACAGTGTCGTTTACGTACCGCTTTGGCAGCAACGAGGTGCCGCCGGCCCGCAAGCGGGCCACGGGGGCCGAGGAGGAAAAGCGCCGCGCTGTCAGCCAGTAGCCGCGCAACGCAGCAGGATTTGGCAGGTCATTTTTTGCTGAAAAACGCTGGCCGGCTCTGGAATAGCCAATACGCTGCGGATCTTTGCCGGCTGTCTGTTTACTGTCTGCCGTGGCCAATTCGTATTTTCAGTTCAAAGAGTTCCGGATCGAGCAGGGCGCGTGCGCCATGAAGGTGAGCACCGACGCCTGCGTGCTGGGTGCCGTGGCCCCGGTGGCCGGCGCTCAGCGGCTGCTCGATATCGGGACGGGCACCGGGTTGCTGGCCCTGATGGCGGCTCAGCGCAATGCCACCGCCACCATCGAGGCCGTTGAGTTGGACCCCACTGACGCCGCGCAGGCCGCCGCCAACTTCCTAGCTAGTCCCTGGGCGGCCCGGCTCACGCTGCACGCGCTGCCGCTGGCCGGCCTGGCCGCCACCCACCCTGCGCCCTTCGACGGCATCCTCTGCAACCCGCCTTTCTTCCGCCACTCCCTCCGCTCGCCCGACGCCCGGCGCACCACCGCCCGCCACACCACGGATGATTCGCTGACTTTCGCTGAGCTGGCGCAGTTTGCGGCCGAATTCCTGGCGCCAGCCGGCCACCTCACGGTGCTGCTGCCGCCGCCCGAAATGCAGCACTTCGAGCAGGCCGCCGCCGAAGCTGGCCTCTGGCCGACCGCCCAGCTGGTAGTGCGGCACAGGGCCGGCAGCAAGCCGCTGCGCCACATCACCACGTTTGAGCGCCAGCCGGCCCAGCTCCGCCAGCAGGAGCTGCTGATAAAAGGTGCCAATGAGGAGTATTCGCCGGCTTTCCGGGAGTTGCTGGGGCCGTTTTATCTGGCGCTGTAGCGGCTGGTTCAAACCTGGCCTTCATTTGGCAGAAGCCGGTGGACCTGGGCCAGCTTTTCCTGGTAGAACTCGTCGAGCAGATCGGCCTGCACCTGCCCGAACTCGGCGGCGGTATAGCGGCGGCGCACGGTGCCGTCGGCCAGCACGGTCAGCTCGTCGCAGAGCTCAGTGAGGGAGCCCAGCAGGTGCGAGGTCAGCAGAATGCCCACCCCCTGCCCGCGCAGGCGCCGCAGAATTTCCATCAGCAGCAAGTTGGCATTCAGGTCGAGGCCGTTGAAGGGCTCGTCGAGGATGAGGTAGCGGAAGGGCTGCACCAGTAAGGCCAGCAACGCCAGTTTCTTCTTCATACCGGCCGAATACTCTTCGGCGTATTGGTCGAGGGGCAGCTCCAGCAACTGGTTCCAGCCGTTGAAATCCACCACAGCCCGGCCGCGGGCCTGCAGCGTGAACTCAAGGTACTCGCGGCCGGTGAGGCGCGGGTAGAAATACGGCTCGTAGGACAGCAGCCCGGTGCAGGGCCGGATAGGTAGTCCGGTGGTTTCCAGCACGGTGCCCTGGTAGTCGGCGTGAAGGCCGTAGAGGCAGTGCAGCAGCGTGGTTTTGCCGGCACCGTTGGCCCCCACCAGGCCGTGCAGGGTGCCGGGCTGCAGCGTCAGGCTCACATCGTGCAGCACCAGCTGGCTCCCGAAGGCTTTGCTCAGGTTGCGAATCTCAATCATGCCTCAGTCTTGTCGGAAAGTGGAGAGTCGCTGCCGGCTTTTCCAGAGCAGCCCCGCAAACGCCACCAGCAGCAGCGCCGGAAACACCGGCTGCCCCGCCAGCAGCGTTAGCGACAGAATGGCGCCCTGGGTGAGGCGCACCAGCAGCGCATCGGGGTAGAAAGCGTACCGGGCCAGCACCACCATCGTGAGCAGCACTGCTCCGCCCAGCAGCAGCAGGCCCGCCCCGCCGGCTCCCGCTGGCCCCAGCGCCAGCAGCCCGGCAAACGGCGCGGCCGTAAGCAGCAGGTAAAGCAGTGCCAGCCCCACGCGCCGCCGCAGCCACGCCCCCGGCTGCCGCAAGGCCGGCAGAAGCAGCGTCCAGGGCTCAGGGTTTCCGTAGCACCCGGCCAGCAGCAGCAGCCAAACGACCAGCGCCAAAGCCGGCACCTCCGGATACTGCCGCCCCCACGCCGCGCCGGCCAGCAGCAGCGGCCACCACACCGCGGCAGCCGTTTGCCGCAGGCCGCTCACCAGCTCCAAGGCCTCGCTGCGCATCAGGCTGCGGCGGCGTTTCTTGCTGTCTTCGGGCCGGGCCGCCGGCAGCCAGGCGGCGGCCACAGCCAGCCCCAGTGTCAGGAGCGCCGCGCCCAGCTGCCCGAAGGCCAGCAGTGCGGCCACAGCCGGAAAGCTCCACAGCCCGTATTCGGCGGCCAGCCAGGGCCGGAACCGGGGCGCGGTCAGCTGCAGAAACGCTAGGTCGGGGCGGCGGCGGTGCTGGCTGACAATGAACAGCGCCACCAACAGCGGCACCAGCCACTGCCCGGCCGCGTGCGGGGCCAGCACCACGAAGGCGCGCGCCACCGACAAGAGCAGAAACGGCCCCAGCAGCGCCAGCCGCCACCAGCCCAGCTCGGCCAGCAAGCGGCCGCCTATTTGCAGCCGCAGCCACAGATACCCTTTCAAGTGCGCAGAATTGATTTGATCCAGGACAGGAAAGCTGCCGGGCACATGCCTGAGTTGGCACGTGTCTGCGGCTGCCTAGAGAAGTTGTTGCAGTTGCTTTCCGGCTGGGTGAACGAGGTAGAGGCGTACTATCTTGTGTCTCGTCGTTGCTGATGTTGTTTCGCCGGACAATCCGGCGTCAGTTGTTCAACGACGAGACTCCAACTATTGCGTAGCTACCTCGCCTGTTCCTGCCTGAAAAAAGCTATGAGCAAGGCTAGCGCATGGTTTCGTGCTCCTCGAACCGGATGCCGTAGTCGGCCGCCAGCTCCGCCAGAATCGGCTGGTAGAGGTCGGCACCGGTAGGAATCAGCACGCCCCGTGCGGCCACCTCGCCCCGCGCCAGGCGGCGCACGGCCATGCCCAGCGGCAAGCCCACGGTTTTGGCCATGGCCGTGTGCGTGGCATCATCCCCGAGCACCACCAGCGAGCTGGTGCGGCCGTAGCGCACGCCCGCCAGCTCAAACTCAAACAGGTGCTGCATCACAATCATGTCGTGGTCGGCGGGCTGTAGCTGCCACTTCTGCGTCAGCAGGCGCTCCAGCAACTGGGCCGGCGTGCCGTTGGCCAGGCCCACGGGCTGCTCCCCAAACAAGCCCAGCCACTGCAGCCGCTCCATCTCCGGCCCGGCCATCGAAAGGCCCAGATAGTCGGCGCAGTGGGCTGCCAGGGCGGTTTCGGTGGCGGCCCGCGGCACCAGCACCGGCAGATACGACTCCATCAGCTCGCGCCAGGTCAGGTCGGCGGCATTGCCCAGATGCACGGTATCATCGGTGAGGCCCAGGCGCACCAGCGCGTGCCAGGCGGCGCAGTAGCCAGCCCGGCGCAGCGTGCCGCGCAGAATCGTCGGAATATCGTCGAGGCCGTAGGGCGCACGGTAGCTGAGCGAGTCGCGGTTGGCGTAGCCGTCGAAGTCACCGTAGCCGGGCACCGATATCGACTCGGTGCGGGCAAACAGGTGCTGGTAAGGAATGTAGCGCGGATGGCCGTTTTCTAAGTACTTGGCCGTGCTTTGCCCGGCCAGCACCACGTTGCGGGGGTTCCAGGTGAACTTGTACTTCCACGGATTATCCCCTTCCGAATCGGGCGCCATCAGCCCCCCGCAGTACGACTTAAACGAGGTGATGCGGCCGCCCCGCTCCCGGATTTCCTCAATTACGGCCATGGCCGACATGTGGTCGAGGCCGGGGTCGAGGCCGCATTCCATCAGCAGCGTACAGCCGGCCGCCTGTGCCGCCGCATCCAGGCCCCGGATTTCCTCACTCACATAGCTGGCCGTGGCCAAGTGGCGGCCCAGTTGCACGCACATGCGCGCCACCGGCCCATGCAGCAGCGCCGGCAGCATCGAAATAACGATGTCGGCGCCACTTACCAGTTCCTGCAGCAGGGTCTCATCTTCCAGCGCGAAAGGCACGGCGCGGGCGTATTCGCTGTGCGCGGCCAGCACCGGCACCAGATGCGCCGGGTTGGCATCAGCCACGGTGAGAAACCAGTTTTCGGTGGGCGCGTGGCGCAGCAGGTACTGAATCAGCGAGGAAGCCGAACGGCCGGCCCCGAGCAGGGTGATACGGGTCATGGGTGGAAATTTGCGGAGAAGCCAATCAGGCCCGGCACAGCGGGCAAATCAGCGCAGCAGATGAAAGGGCACAAAACAGGGCCAATTCTAACGAATTCCTGCCAATCCGGTCTGTCCGCAGCCCTGGTCGGCCATCAAGCCAGACTGCAACTGCGAAATAGCCGTTTCCGCGGCCGCCTTTCTCCGGGCCGCATGCCGCTACTCCGCCGGATTTGTAGTACATTCACCGCCCCTTCTTCTGCCGGGGCCGCGAGCCGGTACCGGAATATCTATTTCTGCCTATTTCATGGCCCAACCGCTCAACCTCACCATTCACGTCGAGGTTCTCACTGAAGCCGAGCTAACGCCCGCCGAAGCCCTTACCTGGCAGGCCGCCCGCGCCGCCACCGACCAGGCCTACGCGCCTTATTCGCACTTCCACGTCGGCGCTTCCCTCCTGCTCGATGACGGCACCATCTTCCGGGGCACCAATCAGGAAAACGCGGCCTTCCCTTCGGGCCTTTGCGCCGAGCGCACCGCCCTGTTCGGGTTGGCCGCCTCGCAGCCCGAGCGCCGCATTCTGGGCATGGCCGTGGCCGCCCGCCCCGCCGCCGGCGACTTCGTGCCGGTATCGTCGTGCGGGGCCTGCCGACAGGTTATGGCCGAGTACGAGCACCGCCAGAAGCAGGCCATTCCGCTGCTCATGCCCGGCCCTGACGGCAGCATCTACCGTTTCCGCAGCCTCTCCGACCTGCTGCCGTTTGGCTTCAGCGCCGACGATCTGCCGTCGAAAGGCTAATCTTCTTTTCCCGTTCGGCCCGCATATTGCCGCCGTTTGTTCGGCAGGCACCGGCTACTGCCGGGCGCTCTGCCCTGACGAGCGGGCGGGCAGCCTGAACTGATTTTGTGCGCTATGGCCCAGGAACACCATATATCGGTTGCGCGTACGGCGCGCTACTTCCAGCTGGGCGAGCTGACGGCTGCCACCCGGCAGGTTTG
Proteins encoded in this region:
- a CDS encoding pyridoxal phosphate-dependent aminotransferase encodes the protein MQVSRMAGSLIGSEIIKIGNEVNDMIRRGEQICNLTIGDFDPAIFPIPAALETEITNAYQAGHTNYPPANGMAALREAATAFTKERLGLEYSPNDVLVAGGSRPLIYATYLALVDPGDRVVFPVPSWNNNHYCHLSGAEPVMVETRPENNFMPTAEELAPHLAGATLLALCSPLNPTGTVFTRDNLLAICDLVLAENQRRQPGEKPLYLLYDQIYWMLTFGQTEHFDPVNLRPELRDYVVYIDGISKCLAATGVRVGYAFGPAVVIDKMKAILGHVGAWAPKAEQVATAKFLPNAPAVDGFIGEFKEKIQRSLDTLHAGLQELKAAGYPVDSIVPMGAIYLTARLDVLGKTTPAGQLLSTTKELTSYLISDAGLALVPFSAFGTAGMAPWFRMSVGGASLESIEAALPRLRAALDALR
- a CDS encoding TonB-dependent receptor is translated as MDLFFAGTQCRISYLLPLLALAGPLAAQQIPAALPGQVRTVSGAPVEFATVMLHRATDSVAVKTEFTDANGQFVLVPATVGQYLVSVMQAGYAHNWSGPVSVTEQAPAAPLRLTLAPLATQQLRGVTVTGQKPLFERLSDRTVINVENSTLSSGNTVLDVLGRAPGVTVDGNDELALRGKRGVLVLLDGKRVPMNGAELANMLRALPAEQVSTMELIPNPPAKYDAQGTAGVILINLKKDQRLGTNGSVNASYGRGRYGKHTSGGSLNYRGRQANLYATYAYTDRRNFQNLVFSRLYRPEGLPQASSQQRNEMRNHLVSHTWKAGLDYTLSKQTTLGAMVSGLASQSPWQGINESAFFDAQGQPVSRYTSDNFRDLRTPNVAANLTFRHTFRPDSAGTPELTADADLARYGIRRVLDLATTFSLPADRPATTLIGTHDGTLHIQSAKADYVRPLPRGLRLELGLKASQVRADNDVVFYRNGSFLPDATQSNRFRYDESIRAAYLTMSRTRPGLTLTAGLRAEQTVATGRQDIGNENFDRRYLQLFPNLSLSRTLSEAHTVGFTLSRRLDRPTYTQLNPFRSYVDATSYRAGNPYLQPMTSYNAELTHTWRQKYTTGLSYARGHWPIVPVYLAQPGPERLVAATDVNLQTRHYYAFTLTAPLAPTKWWQLYTDIELFYIYFDGRLSSTTAPAGRPGAIVSANSTFALGKGWTADLNGSYHSREWYAFQVVEAFGQLGVGVQKSLLDGRATLRLNATDLLYTAPITATSRYQVFEERYRANQDSRAATVSFTYRFGSNEVPPARKRATGAEEEKRRAVSQ
- a CDS encoding tRNA1(Val) (adenine(37)-N6)-methyltransferase — translated: MANSYFQFKEFRIEQGACAMKVSTDACVLGAVAPVAGAQRLLDIGTGTGLLALMAAQRNATATIEAVELDPTDAAQAAANFLASPWAARLTLHALPLAGLAATHPAPFDGILCNPPFFRHSLRSPDARRTTARHTTDDSLTFAELAQFAAEFLAPAGHLTVLLPPPEMQHFEQAAAEAGLWPTAQLVVRHRAGSKPLRHITTFERQPAQLRQQELLIKGANEEYSPAFRELLGPFYLAL
- a CDS encoding ATP-binding cassette domain-containing protein, coding for MIEIRNLSKAFGSQLVLHDVSLTLQPGTLHGLVGANGAGKTTLLHCLYGLHADYQGTVLETTGLPIRPCTGLLSYEPYFYPRLTGREYLEFTLQARGRAVVDFNGWNQLLELPLDQYAEEYSAGMKKKLALLALLVQPFRYLILDEPFNGLDLNANLLLMEILRRLRGQGVGILLTSHLLGSLTELCDELTVLADGTVRRRYTAAEFGQVQADLLDEFYQEKLAQVHRLLPNEGQV
- a CDS encoding saccharopine dehydrogenase C-terminal domain-containing protein, with the translated sequence MTRITLLGAGRSASSLIQYLLRHAPTENWFLTVADANPAHLVPVLAAHSEYARAVPFALEDETLLQELVSGADIVISMLPALLHGPVARMCVQLGRHLATASYVSEEIRGLDAAAQAAGCTLLMECGLDPGLDHMSAMAVIEEIRERGGRITSFKSYCGGLMAPDSEGDNPWKYKFTWNPRNVVLAGQSTAKYLENGHPRYIPYQHLFARTESISVPGYGDFDGYANRDSLSYRAPYGLDDIPTILRGTLRRAGYCAAWHALVRLGLTDDTVHLGNAADLTWRELMESYLPVLVPRAATETALAAHCADYLGLSMAGPEMERLQWLGLFGEQPVGLANGTPAQLLERLLTQKWQLQPADHDMIVMQHLFEFELAGVRYGRTSSLVVLGDDATHTAMAKTVGLPLGMAVRRLARGEVAARGVLIPTGADLYQPILAELAADYGIRFEEHETMR
- the cdd gene encoding cytidine deaminase — its product is MAQPLNLTIHVEVLTEAELTPAEALTWQAARAATDQAYAPYSHFHVGASLLLDDGTIFRGTNQENAAFPSGLCAERTALFGLAASQPERRILGMAVAARPAAGDFVPVSSCGACRQVMAEYEHRQKQAIPLLMPGPDGSIYRFRSLSDLLPFGFSADDLPSKG